In a single window of the Elaeis guineensis isolate ETL-2024a chromosome 6, EG11, whole genome shotgun sequence genome:
- the LOC105046679 gene encoding protein ANTAGONIST OF LIKE HETEROCHROMATIN PROTEIN 1 yields the protein MAPPKKSKKTKRKPKFGDKSNTDPKPAEPKALEIDWWYSFWQKNCNSGPAVPSDEDEAFKYFFRVSKKTFEYICSLVRQDLVSRPPSGLINIEGRLLSVEKQVAIALRRLASGESQVSVGAAFGVGQSTVSQVTWRFIESMEERARHHIKWPDPDRMEQIKTKFETTYGLPNCCGAIDATHIIMTLPAVESSDDWCDHERNYSMFLQGIVDNEMRFIDIVTGWPGGMTVSRLLKFSGFFKLCESGKRLNGPARMSSEKAEIREFIVGDSAYPLLSWLMTPYEGKGMSASMAAFNAKHNDARLLAGRALSQLKGVWRILHKVMWRPDKHKLPSIILVCCLLHNIIIDNGDELHANVALSDHHDAGYKEQNCQQVDPDGKAMRETLARHLHCYQASRLS from the exons ATGGCTCCGCCGAAGAAATCGAAGAAAACCAAACGGAAACCAAAATTTGGCGACAAAAGCAACACCGATCCCAAACCGGCGGAACCCAAGGCGTTGGAAATCGATTGGTGGTACAGCTTCTGGCAGAAAAACTGCAATTCTG GGCCAGCTGTTCCATCTGATGAAGATGAAGCATTCAAATATTTTTTCAGGGTATCAAAAAAGACCTTTGAGTACATATGTTCACTAGTGAGGCAGGACCTAGTGTCAAGGCCTCCTTCAggtctcataaatattgaaggcAGGCTTCTCAGTGTTGAGAAACAAGTTGCCATTGCCCTGAGAAGGTTAGCATCTGGTGAGTCCCAAGTATCTGTTGGGGCTGCATTTGGTGTTGGGCAATCAACAGTTTCTCAGGTGACCTGGAGATTTATCGAGTCAATGGAAGAGCGAGCACGGCACCATATCAAATGGCCTGACCCAGACAGAATGGAGCAAATCAAAACCAAGTTTGAGACAACCTATGGTTTACCTAATTGCTGTGGAGCCATCGATGCAACCCATATCATCATGACACTGCCAGCGGTGGAATCATCGGATGATTGGTGTGACCATGAAAGAAACTATAGCATGTTCTTACAAGGTATAGTAGACAATGAAATGAGGTTCATTGACATAGTGACTGGTTGGCCTGGAGGCATGACTGTTTCCCGCCTCCTCAAGTTTTCAGGCTTTTTCAAACTCTGTGAGAGTGGGAAGCGTTTGAATGGGCCAGCTAGAATGTCTTCAGAAAAAGCAGAGATCAGAGAATTCATAGTAGGGGATTCAGCCTATCCTCTTCTTTCATGGCTCATGACTCCATATGAAGGTAAAGGCATGTCAGCTTCAATGGCTGCCTTCAATGCAAAACACAATGATGCAAGGTTGCTAGCAGGGAGGGCCTTGTCACAACTGAAGGGTGTCTGGAGGATCCTACACAAAGTCATGTGGAGACCAGATAAACACAAGCTGCCAAGCATCATCCTTGTCTGCTGTCTACTGCACAACATAATTATTGATAATGGGGATGAACTGCATGCCAATGTTGCCCTATCGGATCATCATGATGCTGGTTACAAAGAGCAAAACTGTCAGCAAGTGGATCCCGATGGcaaggctatgagagagaccctgGCCAGGCATCTGCACTGTTATCAGGCATCTCGTTTGAGTTGA
- the LOC105046680 gene encoding non-specific lipid transfer protein GPI-anchored 15 produces MATRGFCIALAAVLMTTQWLGASAQSSSCTTALVNLSPCLNYITGNESNPSSSCCSQLAAVVQSEPQCLCMVLNGGASSLGITINQTQALALPGACNVRTPPVSRCNANGRPVGSPTTPSAPSVPSGGGSKDVPTTGTNFSDGTTVKIPIWIIFSLVCVVAYFSTTQVTF; encoded by the exons ATGGCAACAAGAGGGTTCTGCATTGCTCTAGCAGCGGTCCTTATGACCACGCAATGGCTGGGTGCATCAGCCCAATCAAGCAGCTGCACAACAGCCCTTGTTAACCTTTCTCCCTGCCTGAACTACATCACAGGCAATGAGTCAAACCCATCAAGCTCTTGTTGCTCACAGCTCGCCGCCGTAGTCCAGTCGGAACCACAGTGCCTGTGCATGGTCCTCAACGGTGGGGCTTCATCGCTCGGGATCACCATCAACCAGACCCAAGCTCTAGCCCTTCCTGGTGCTTGCAATGTTCGAACCCCACCTGTTAGCCGGTGCAACG CTAATGGCAGGCCAGTTGGCTCCCCGACTACGCCGTCAGCGCCGAGCGTTCCTTCAG GTGGTGGATCAAAGGATGTTCCAACAACAGGCACAAATTTTTCAGATGGGACTACTGTCAAGATCCCAATTTGGATCATTTTCTCCCTTGTGTGTGTTGTGGCCTACTTTTCCACAACTCAAGTCACCTTCTAA